From the Butyrivibrio fibrisolvens genome, one window contains:
- the rho gene encoding transcription termination factor Rho — translation MRERYETLKLSDLRALAKIRGIKSVTTLKKSEIIDAMVELDEKELKTGNKAVSGASVARDVSDKKVSDNTLSDNGDAVKPSSDKGASDNASSDSGAAPAKPQGASAGHAHGDGRDRRHDNKHDIRHDNKKTFIKDARQESRPESKTDRKDNTVDKTSDKPIDKPVDKPSEELATQQEVSGVPASGILEVMPDGFGFIRCENYLPGENDVYVAPAIIRKLGLRTGDILEGIAREKSGNDKFGALIKLSLVNGYLPEMAATRTSFQKMTPIFPNEKLNLEREGGSIAMRIMDLICPIGKGQRGMIVSPPKAGKTTLLKDVAKSIQKNYPKIHLIILLIDERPEEVTDIKESITGENAEVIYSTFDELPEHHTRVAEMTIERARRLVEHKKDVMILIDSITRLTRAYNQVVPPSGRTLSGGLDPAALHMPKRFFGAARNMREGGSLTILATALIETGSKMDDVVYEEFKGTGNMEMILDRKLQERRIFPAINIPKSSTRREDLLLMPDELEAVNHMRKGFNGLKADNAVDQVINLFSHTRNNHEFVRMIQRQML, via the coding sequence ATGAGAGAGCGATATGAAACTCTGAAATTGTCAGATTTGCGCGCACTGGCCAAGATACGCGGGATCAAGTCTGTAACTACGCTTAAGAAATCTGAGATCATCGATGCTATGGTAGAGCTTGATGAGAAGGAACTTAAGACTGGGAACAAGGCTGTATCTGGCGCATCTGTGGCTCGGGATGTTTCAGATAAGAAGGTATCAGATAATACGTTGTCTGATAATGGGGATGCTGTCAAGCCATCTTCGGATAAGGGAGCATCAGATAATGCCTCTTCTGATAGCGGGGCAGCGCCTGCAAAGCCTCAGGGAGCTTCTGCAGGGCATGCACACGGCGATGGTCGTGACAGAAGACATGATAATAAACATGATATAAGGCATGATAATAAGAAGACATTTATTAAGGATGCAAGGCAGGAATCAAGACCTGAATCCAAAACAGATAGAAAAGATAATACAGTAGATAAAACTTCTGATAAGCCTATAGATAAGCCTGTAGATAAGCCTTCTGAAGAGCTGGCTACGCAGCAGGAAGTAAGCGGCGTTCCTGCATCAGGTATACTTGAAGTAATGCCTGACGGATTCGGATTTATCAGATGTGAGAATTACCTCCCCGGTGAAAATGATGTATATGTAGCACCGGCTATCATTAGAAAACTTGGACTTCGTACAGGTGATATCCTTGAAGGAATCGCAAGAGAGAAGTCCGGCAATGATAAGTTTGGAGCCTTGATCAAACTAAGCCTTGTTAACGGATATCTTCCGGAGATGGCAGCTACCAGGACCAGCTTCCAAAAGATGACACCTATTTTCCCTAATGAGAAGCTTAATCTTGAGCGTGAAGGCGGTAGTATCGCCATGCGTATCATGGATCTTATATGTCCTATCGGTAAGGGTCAGCGTGGTATGATAGTATCTCCTCCTAAAGCCGGTAAGACAACTTTGTTAAAAGACGTAGCCAAGTCTATCCAGAAAAACTATCCTAAAATCCATCTTATTATTCTTTTGATAGATGAGCGTCCTGAGGAAGTTACAGATATCAAGGAATCTATAACGGGTGAAAACGCAGAAGTTATCTATTCTACATTTGATGAGCTTCCTGAGCATCATACAAGGGTTGCTGAGATGACAATAGAGCGTGCAAGAAGGCTTGTAGAGCACAAGAAAGATGTTATGATCTTAATAGACTCCATAACAAGACTTACAAGAGCCTACAATCAGGTAGTGCCGCCGTCAGGTCGTACTCTGTCAGGTGGTCTTGATCCGGCAGCTCTTCATATGCCAAAGAGATTCTTTGGCGCAGCCAGAAATATGAGAGAGGGCGGAAGCCTTACTATCCTTGCAACAGCTCTTATAGAGACCGGATCCAAGATGGATGATGTAGTATATGAAGAGTTCAAGGGAACAGGTAACATGGAGATGATCCTTGACAGGAAACTTCAGGAAAGAAGGATATTCCCTGCTATCAATATTCCGAAATCTTCTACAAGAAGAGAAGACCTTCTGCTTATGCCTGATGAACTTGAAGCAGTTAATCATATGCGTAAGGGCTTCAATGGACTTAAGGCGGATAATGCTGTAGATCAGGTCATCAACCTCTTCTCACATACGCGTAATAATCACGAGTTTGTCAGGATGATCCAGAGGCAGATGCTGTAA
- a CDS encoding pectinacetylesterase family protein codes for MNIRSGITEDINPRNKFKNFSQVIITYATGDLHVGNNDYEFKNSEGVDDVIHFHGYTNFRSAMEMVKKYFKTPKKLLIAGDSAGAFAVPALAGEIVDDYYPKCEDITVLSDSGQFLYDGWRDTARDIWKAPDELWQAITSDNITVDWYRRLYNKYGDRFRYLYSSSTHDYLLSAYYNDVANKIFASDKDIQAEFYEQLKVMLTQLRQINPEFHFYINNFKNKMVMKSGMKGGTIHTNIRNLNFHLPNAEGVSMEKWLYDALHDRCYDSGMSLVE; via the coding sequence ATGAATATCCGTTCCGGCATCACAGAAGATATAAATCCCAGAAACAAGTTCAAGAATTTCTCACAGGTCATCATAACTTATGCTACAGGAGATCTACATGTCGGCAACAACGATTATGAGTTCAAGAATAGTGAAGGCGTTGATGATGTGATCCATTTTCATGGGTATACTAATTTTAGAAGTGCTATGGAAATGGTAAAAAAATACTTCAAGACTCCCAAAAAGCTCCTGATAGCAGGAGACAGTGCAGGTGCCTTTGCAGTTCCTGCTCTTGCGGGTGAGATCGTGGACGACTATTATCCAAAGTGTGAGGATATCACGGTTCTTTCGGATAGTGGACAGTTTCTGTATGATGGATGGCGGGATACTGCCAGAGACATCTGGAAGGCTCCGGATGAGCTATGGCAGGCTATTACTTCTGATAATATAACAGTTGACTGGTATAGAAGACTTTATAACAAATACGGAGACAGATTTAGATATCTGTATTCGTCGTCAACTCATGATTATCTTCTGAGCGCTTATTACAATGATGTAGCCAATAAGATCTTTGCTTCTGACAAGGATATACAGGCAGAGTTCTATGAACAGTTGAAAGTGATGCTGACGCAGCTTAGGCAGATCAATCCTGAATTTCATTTTTATATTAATAACTTTAAGAACAAAATGGTCATGAAGAGCGGGATGAAAGGCGGAACGATCCATACTAACATCAGAAACCTTAACTTCCATCTTCCAAATGCTGAGGGCGTATCCATGGAGAAGTGGCTCTACGATGCATTGCATGACAGATGCTATGATAGCGGCATGAGCCTTGTGGAATGA
- a CDS encoding DUF3793 family protein produces the protein MSEEEVVYYGAPTLAGLKTGNLMSCPYESRQKTMDELRVLNDELVPKGICLYPLRFHKGRVLVYMFRPSFLQRDLSDKRAWEILDAAGYSRCDYSSCMMELIRRLRSCKSSEFFPHEIGLFLSYPPEDVKGFMEDPDGCKCVGTWKVYGDEQAARKMFDSFNKCTDIYCREWKRGTKLSKLAVKI, from the coding sequence ATGTCTGAAGAAGAAGTTGTCTACTATGGGGCACCTACGCTTGCGGGGCTTAAGACTGGGAATCTTATGTCCTGTCCATATGAGTCCAGACAAAAGACCATGGATGAACTACGAGTACTAAATGATGAGCTGGTTCCCAAGGGAATATGCCTGTACCCTCTTAGATTTCACAAGGGAAGAGTTCTTGTATATATGTTCAGACCTTCTTTTCTTCAAAGAGATCTAAGTGACAAAAGGGCCTGGGAGATCCTGGACGCAGCGGGGTACTCAAGATGCGACTATTCATCTTGCATGATGGAACTGATCAGAAGGCTTCGAAGCTGCAAGTCCAGCGAATTTTTTCCTCATGAGATAGGTCTTTTTCTAAGTTATCCTCCGGAAGATGTTAAGGGATTCATGGAAGATCCTGATGGCTGCAAATGTGTCGGAACCTGGAAGGTTTATGGCGACGAGCAGGCTGCCAGGAAGATGTTTGACTCTTTTAACAAATGTACAGATATCTATTGCAGAGAATGGAAGAGGGGGACTAAGCTCTCCAAACTCGCAGTTAAGATATAA
- a CDS encoding right-handed parallel beta-helix repeat-containing protein: MYYYVAQNNFAGGDGSREHPFKTIQEAANVALPGDEIIVSPGIYRERVDPPLGGEEGMPIVYRSSSHLGAVITGAEKIGPWKRESESVWSCEVPNSVFPERNPFTEFVRGDWFDVRKKAHLGDVFLNGRSMYEVFSYQEVEKPVTMKSSWNPGDTLFVWYCEQSRDGLYTVFKANFRGYDPNIENVEISVRSTCFYPSKEGIGYITLSGFKICQAATNWAPPTAHQEGMVGPHWSKGWIIEDCEITESKCSGISLGKYLQPANENKWTTTYLKDGTQTQRDAVCQALNEGWDKETVGSHIIRRCNIHDCGQAGIVGHMGGIFSTIEDNHIHHIGCKNNLAGAEIGGIKLHAAIDTLIRRNRIDHCIRGLWLDWQAQGTRVTGNLFHDNVPPVGTQIDSGLSLGEDIFVEVSHGPTLIDNNLLLSDIACRLSTQGIALVHNFIAGSFTYVGKGTDNGGHIFATDRYTPYHVPHSTMIAGFMTILHGDARFCNNVFVQKTVRDDLQVYLESKSATIGKLTALSCGTIAYKDYPSMEEYLSGFKTRPSNKDAYYDHLPVYFEGNYYFNGALPSPKEKDAYVDNKHKVTFRISDEGNECAFMTNLFAFMPRGEKRLLTSKELGTAFEPEQRFENPDGSVIVFDTDFIGNHRPLMPSAGPFEYPSERYVLFRSGSFRNPVLIEGVRPGLSQKNITSPSKAEAAYDNQDIEDALKADAAVTGSQGSDRGLQLQTGKFVIEEIEGNIDYKDGKDIKSSNNINNSKDSNAIKNIKESISASEASIEESADYTAVDDNDSSGTASKDAEHESNVFDSTDISSRDRKKNLHCQIALVDCENISVTCREQIRHVSEIFIEDNIAWVHFEGDSGITEIDCAYGICHYIPSWSMEAEDTVSVQRSDGTMALGRCIAALLRIYIDKDLQDPDIMEERVSMQEGPVLNHYGIQLRFANRQLKLVRNKKFLSLVQAAEAVRRASGDVIVEEI; the protein is encoded by the coding sequence ATGTATTATTATGTAGCACAGAACAACTTTGCAGGTGGTGACGGATCAAGAGAACATCCTTTTAAAACTATACAGGAAGCTGCTAATGTGGCACTTCCCGGTGATGAAATCATAGTTTCTCCCGGCATATACAGGGAGAGAGTTGATCCGCCTTTAGGCGGCGAAGAAGGTATGCCCATAGTGTACAGAAGCTCAAGTCATCTTGGCGCAGTGATAACAGGAGCAGAGAAGATCGGCCCTTGGAAAAGAGAATCTGAGAGCGTATGGTCATGCGAAGTTCCTAATTCTGTCTTCCCGGAGCGAAATCCCTTTACTGAGTTTGTAAGAGGAGACTGGTTTGATGTAAGGAAGAAGGCTCATCTTGGGGACGTGTTCCTGAACGGAAGGTCCATGTACGAGGTCTTTTCATATCAGGAAGTTGAAAAGCCTGTGACCATGAAGTCTTCCTGGAATCCGGGTGATACGCTCTTTGTCTGGTATTGCGAGCAGTCGAGGGATGGACTTTATACTGTATTTAAGGCCAATTTCAGAGGCTATGATCCTAATATAGAAAATGTTGAGATCAGTGTTCGCAGTACCTGCTTTTATCCAAGCAAAGAAGGCATAGGATATATTACGCTCTCTGGTTTCAAAATCTGTCAGGCAGCTACCAACTGGGCACCTCCTACTGCGCATCAGGAAGGAATGGTGGGACCCCACTGGTCCAAGGGCTGGATCATCGAAGACTGCGAGATAACTGAATCCAAGTGCAGCGGTATCTCGCTAGGCAAGTATCTGCAGCCTGCTAATGAGAATAAATGGACTACTACCTATCTCAAAGACGGCACACAGACCCAGAGGGATGCTGTATGTCAGGCCTTGAATGAAGGCTGGGACAAGGAGACAGTAGGTTCTCATATCATCAGAAGATGTAACATCCATGACTGTGGCCAGGCAGGTATCGTAGGCCACATGGGCGGCATCTTTTCTACAATTGAAGACAATCATATCCATCATATAGGATGTAAAAATAACCTTGCAGGTGCTGAAATTGGCGGTATCAAGCTTCATGCGGCTATAGATACTCTTATAAGACGTAATCGCATAGATCACTGCATACGGGGACTGTGGCTTGACTGGCAGGCACAGGGTACCAGAGTTACCGGTAACCTTTTTCATGATAATGTCCCGCCTGTGGGAACACAGATAGATAGCGGACTATCTCTTGGCGAAGATATATTTGTCGAGGTATCTCATGGGCCGACTCTTATAGACAATAACCTCTTGTTATCAGATATTGCCTGCAGGCTGTCAACACAGGGGATCGCCCTTGTCCATAACTTTATCGCAGGTTCTTTTACCTATGTAGGTAAAGGGACTGATAATGGCGGGCATATATTTGCTACAGACAGGTATACTCCTTATCACGTGCCGCACTCTACTATGATAGCCGGATTTATGACTATCCTTCATGGTGATGCAAGATTTTGTAATAATGTATTCGTTCAAAAAACTGTCCGTGATGATCTTCAAGTGTATCTTGAATCAAAGAGTGCTACAATAGGTAAGTTGACAGCTCTGTCCTGTGGCACTATCGCATACAAAGATTATCCGTCTATGGAAGAGTATCTGTCAGGTTTTAAGACAAGACCTTCCAATAAGGATGCTTACTATGATCATCTGCCGGTATATTTTGAAGGCAATTATTATTTTAACGGTGCTCTTCCATCTCCCAAGGAGAAGGATGCATATGTTGACAACAAGCACAAGGTCACCTTCAGGATATCAGATGAAGGTAATGAGTGTGCATTTATGACCAATCTCTTTGCTTTTATGCCAAGGGGAGAAAAAAGACTACTTACTTCCAAAGAGCTTGGGACTGCCTTTGAGCCAGAGCAGAGATTTGAAAACCCGGACGGCTCTGTTATAGTCTTTGATACTGATTTTATCGGTAATCACAGACCTTTGATGCCTTCGGCCGGGCCTTTTGAGTATCCGTCTGAAAGGTATGTCCTTTTCAGGTCAGGAAGCTTTAGGAATCCTGTACTTATAGAGGGAGTGCGTCCGGGACTATCACAAAAGAATATTACTTCGCCTTCTAAAGCTGAGGCGGCATATGATAATCAGGATATTGAAGATGCTTTGAAGGCAGATGCTGCAGTTACAGGCAGTCAAGGCTCAGATAGAGGCCTGCAGTTACAGACAGGTAAGTTTGTGATTGAAGAGATAGAAGGCAATATAGATTATAAAGATGGCAAAGATATTAAAAGTAGTAATAATATAAACAATAGTAAAGATAGTAATGCTATTAAAAACATTAAAGAAAGTATAAGCGCATCCGAAGCTTCTATAGAAGAGAGTGCTGATTATACAGCTGTGGATGATAATGATTCATCCGGCACTGCTTCCAAAGATGCAGAGCATGAATCCAATGTTTTTGACAGTACAGATATATCATCACGTGACAGGAAGAAAAATCTCCACTGTCAGATAGCCCTTGTGGATTGCGAAAATATATCCGTTACCTGCAGGGAACAGATAAGGCATGTGTCAGAGATATTCATCGAAGACAATATAGCCTGGGTTCATTTTGAAGGCGATAGTGGGATCACAGAAATTGACTGTGCTTACGGAATATGTCATTATATTCCTTCCTGGAGTATGGAAGCGGAAGATACCGTAAGTGTTCAAAGAAGTGACGGTACCATGGCTCTTGGAAGGTGCATTGCTGCGCTTCTTCGCATATATATTGATAAGGATCTTCAGGATCCCGATATCATGGAAGAGCGTGTTAGCATGCAGGAAGGCCCTGTCCTTAACCATTATGGCATCCAGCTTCGCTTTGCCAACAGGCAGCTCAAACTTGTAAGAAACAAGAAGTTCCTTAGCCTTGTGCAGGCAGCAGAAGCTGTAAGGCGTGCATCAGGAGATGTTATAGTAGAAGAGATCTGA
- the truA gene encoding tRNA pseudouridine(38-40) synthase TruA, with protein sequence MKRNFKMKIRYDGTRFQGWESQPGVEMTIEGKIETVLRRMLEDEMGKGALTSEKTSLKTLGKISGEDAADNNDNSMPVKVIASGRTDAGVHAIGQVANVHLDTDMTSADIQSYLNRYLPDDIAIEDLKDASERFHARYNALGKTYRYTCYYGDSKPVFDRKYVNVLDQEPDVRAMRQAAEYLIGTHDFKSFCANPRMRKSTVRCVDSIEIEKEGPYIRMYFHGNGFLQNMVRILSGTLLEVGFGRMTPERVGEVLEAKDRKLAGPTAKAQGLCLMEVDY encoded by the coding sequence ATGAAAAGAAATTTTAAAATGAAAATAAGATACGACGGTACGAGATTTCAGGGATGGGAATCTCAGCCCGGTGTAGAGATGACTATTGAAGGTAAGATAGAGACTGTCCTTAGAAGGATGCTTGAAGATGAGATGGGTAAAGGTGCTTTAACGAGCGAAAAAACTTCTCTCAAAACTCTTGGCAAGATCTCAGGTGAAGATGCCGCGGATAATAACGATAATAGCATGCCTGTTAAAGTCATAGCTTCCGGTCGTACAGATGCAGGTGTTCATGCCATAGGCCAGGTTGCCAATGTTCATCTTGATACGGATATGACATCAGCAGATATTCAGAGCTATCTTAATAGATATCTTCCGGATGATATTGCTATTGAAGATTTAAAAGATGCATCTGAAAGGTTTCATGCAAGATACAATGCTCTTGGTAAGACTTACAGATATACCTGTTACTACGGGGACAGTAAACCTGTTTTTGATCGTAAATATGTGAATGTTCTGGATCAGGAGCCTGATGTAAGGGCTATGAGACAGGCAGCAGAATATCTTATAGGAACTCATGATTTTAAGAGCTTTTGTGCTAATCCTCGTATGAGGAAATCTACTGTAAGATGTGTCGATTCTATTGAGATAGAGAAGGAAGGACCATATATCAGGATGTATTTTCATGGTAACGGATTCCTTCAGAATATGGTGAGGATCTTGTCAGGAACTCTTCTTGAAGTTGGTTTTGGAAGGATGACTCCAGAGAGGGTCGGAGAAGTTCTTGAAGCCAAGGACAGAAAGCTTGCCGGTCCTACTGCCAAGGCGCAGGGATTGTGCCTTATGGAAGTTGATTATTAA
- a CDS encoding histidine phosphatase family protein yields MYWYFVRHGETRWNKERLFQGATDIPLDDTGRDQAREAGLRLKNEGISIKKVYSSPLDRAIETAELITGIDRSQFVVDERIKEMYFGELEGTDYDIVKAREKELFENPQEYVNCEPKKGVETYDSIVGRAGDFISYLKDMEKEYEPSDCILIQTHGACMRALLTNLRGSDLSDFWNIKVGNCQFFCFECKDGNISEIDIQRLNEGTTGGKV; encoded by the coding sequence ATGTATTGGTATTTTGTAAGACACGGTGAGACCAGGTGGAATAAAGAAAGGCTCTTTCAGGGAGCTACCGATATTCCCCTTGATGATACCGGAAGAGATCAGGCTCGTGAAGCAGGGCTTAGACTTAAAAATGAGGGGATAAGTATCAAAAAGGTATACTCAAGTCCTCTTGACAGAGCCATAGAGACGGCAGAACTTATAACAGGGATTGACAGATCACAGTTTGTAGTTGATGAGCGCATCAAGGAGATGTATTTCGGAGAGCTTGAAGGCACAGACTATGACATTGTCAAGGCCAGGGAAAAAGAGCTTTTTGAAAACCCGCAGGAATACGTTAACTGCGAACCTAAAAAAGGCGTTGAGACTTATGACAGTATAGTTGGAAGAGCAGGAGATTTTATTTCTTATCTTAAAGATATGGAAAAAGAATATGAGCCTTCTGATTGTATACTGATACAGACGCATGGTGCATGCATGAGAGCGCTTCTTACTAATCTAAGAGGCAGTGATCTATCTGATTTTTGGAATATCAAAGTCGGTAACTGTCAGTTCTTTTGCTTTGAATGTAAGGATGGCAATATATCTGAAATTGATATACAAAGGCTAAATGAAGGCACCACAGGGGGCAAGGTATAG
- a CDS encoding DUF6320 domain-containing protein, which produces MQYCPKCKVKVRGYKTECPLCQGRLTGTPEAPAYPVLKKRVSRVSLLKILTFILAVVVIIMLSARFILVHQIGNTDSSWPGVVITASFVVWVDMVVAIMLRGNILKLVTFEAYAVMLISYCTDRVFGNRGWDIAWTIPMTLIALLCFTILIGIVTRAHLEDYVNYLIFDFVVAMIQLIPIIRETNIFMWPAVICVALYLILAAAIILFRFRDLKNASAKFWNM; this is translated from the coding sequence ATGCAATACTGTCCTAAATGTAAAGTCAAAGTTAGAGGATATAAGACAGAGTGCCCCTTATGCCAGGGACGCCTTACAGGAACACCTGAGGCACCTGCATATCCTGTTCTTAAGAAAAGAGTTTCAAGAGTATCACTTCTTAAAATACTGACATTTATTCTGGCAGTAGTCGTTATCATAATGCTGTCTGCAAGATTCATCCTGGTTCATCAGATCGGCAATACTGATTCTTCATGGCCGGGAGTAGTCATAACTGCTAGTTTTGTAGTATGGGTTGATATGGTAGTAGCTATCATGCTCAGGGGCAATATACTAAAGCTTGTAACTTTCGAAGCCTATGCGGTGATGCTTATATCCTATTGTACGGACCGCGTTTTTGGAAACCGCGGCTGGGATATAGCATGGACGATACCTATGACTCTTATAGCACTTTTGTGTTTTACTATACTGATAGGAATTGTGACAAGAGCCCATCTGGAAGACTATGTCAATTATCTTATTTTTGACTTTGTTGTAGCTATGATCCAGCTCATACCGATAATCCGTGAGACCAATATATTCATGTGGCCTGCGGTAATATGTGTTGCACTATATCTGATACTTGCTGCAGCAATCATTCTGTTCAGGTTCAGAGACCTTAAGAATGCGTCTGCCAAATTCTGGAATATGTAA
- a CDS encoding flavodoxin yields the protein MSKVAVVYWSGTGNTAAMAQAVSDGATGSGAEVNIIPAGQFTKDDVSAYDAIAFGCPAMGAEQLEESEFEPMYESVKSALSGKKIGLFGSYGWGDGEWMRLWEADVKATGANLVTDSVLANNAPDDEAISSCKNLGALLA from the coding sequence ATGTCAAAAGTAGCAGTAGTTTATTGGAGCGGAACAGGTAATACAGCAGCTATGGCACAGGCTGTTTCAGATGGTGCCACAGGCAGCGGAGCAGAGGTTAATATCATCCCTGCAGGTCAGTTTACTAAGGATGATGTTTCAGCATATGATGCAATAGCATTTGGCTGTCCTGCAATGGGCGCAGAGCAGCTTGAAGAGAGCGAATTTGAGCCTATGTATGAAAGCGTTAAGAGTGCTCTTTCAGGCAAAAAGATCGGCCTGTTCGGATCATACGGATGGGGAGACGGCGAGTGGATGCGCCTCTGGGAAGCAGATGTTAAGGCTACAGGTGCTAACCTTGTAACAGACAGCGTTCTTGCAAACAATGCTCCTGACGATGAAGCTATCTCATCTTGCAAGAACCTTGGAGCTTTACTTGCATAA
- the glgA gene encoding glycogen synthase GlgA, translating into MKNILFVASEGVPFIKTGGLADVVGSLPRNIDHRYFDVRIVMPKYACMAKEMADKLEYVTNFYMDFHWKREYVGIFKAEVNGIIYYFIDNEYYFNGFKPYGDDVKFEIEKFAFFSKAALSILPVVEFHPDIVHCHDWQTGLVPVYLKERFQANEFYRSMKTIMTIHNLKFQGRWDKKVVKDLTGLPDYFFTPDKLEMFGDADLLKGGIVYADAITTVSETYAEEIKSEFYGEGLNGLLKSRENDLRGIVNGIDYDEFNPSTDKYIDYKYDAINFRKEKVRNKRALQKELGLAQDDKIMMIGIVSRLTDQKGFDLISCVMDEMCQDAVQFVILGTGTEQYENMFRHYAWKYGDKVSANIYYSEALSHKIYAASDAFLMPSLFEPCGLSQLMSLRYGTLPIVRETGGLKDTVQPYNKFESTGTGFSFTNYNAHEMMQTVRSAEALYYDNKREWNKMIDRAMAVDFSWKVSANKYQEMYDWLRP; encoded by the coding sequence ATGAAGAATATTCTTTTTGTTGCATCTGAAGGAGTTCCTTTCATCAAAACAGGCGGTCTTGCCGACGTTGTAGGCTCTCTCCCTCGCAATATCGATCACAGATATTTCGATGTTAGGATTGTAATGCCTAAGTATGCTTGTATGGCCAAGGAGATGGCAGACAAGCTCGAGTATGTAACAAACTTCTATATGGATTTTCACTGGAAAAGAGAATATGTAGGAATTTTTAAAGCTGAAGTTAATGGTATCATCTATTACTTCATCGATAATGAGTATTATTTCAATGGTTTCAAACCTTACGGAGATGATGTTAAGTTCGAAATTGAGAAGTTCGCATTTTTCTCCAAGGCAGCTCTTTCTATTTTACCTGTTGTAGAGTTCCATCCTGATATCGTTCACTGTCATGACTGGCAGACAGGCCTTGTTCCTGTATATCTTAAAGAACGTTTTCAGGCCAATGAATTCTATCGCAGCATGAAGACTATCATGACTATCCATAATCTTAAGTTCCAGGGAAGATGGGACAAGAAGGTAGTCAAGGATCTGACTGGACTTCCGGATTATTTCTTCACACCGGACAAGCTTGAGATGTTCGGAGATGCCGATCTTCTTAAGGGCGGTATCGTATATGCTGATGCCATCACAACTGTATCAGAGACATACGCAGAAGAGATCAAGTCTGAATTCTATGGTGAGGGCCTTAACGGACTTCTTAAGTCCAGAGAGAATGATCTTCGCGGTATCGTCAACGGTATCGATTATGATGAGTTCAATCCATCAACTGACAAGTATATCGATTATAAGTATGATGCTATCAACTTCCGTAAAGAGAAGGTTCGCAATAAGCGTGCTCTGCAAAAAGAGCTTGGTCTTGCGCAGGATGATAAGATCATGATGATCGGTATCGTATCAAGACTTACTGATCAGAAGGGATTCGATCTTATCAGCTGTGTTATGGATGAGATGTGTCAGGATGCTGTTCAGTTCGTGATCCTTGGTACAGGTACAGAGCAGTATGAGAATATGTTCCGTCATTATGCATGGAAGTATGGAGATAAGGTTTCTGCCAATATCTATTATTCAGAAGCCCTGTCACACAAGATCTATGCAGCAAGCGATGCGTTCCTGATGCCATCACTCTTTGAGCCTTGCGGATTGTCTCAGCTTATGTCTCTTAGATATGGAACACTTCCTATAGTACGTGAGACAGGTGGTCTTAAGGACACGGTTCAGCCGTATAACAAGTTTGAAAGCACAGGTACAGGTTTCTCCTTCACCAATTATAATGCGCATGAGATGATGCAGACTGTAAGATCTGCTGAGGCTCTGTATTATGATAACAAGCGTGAATGGAACAAGATGATCGACAGAGCTATGGCTGTAGACTTTAGCTGGAAGGTATCTGCTAACAAGTATCAGGAGATGTACGACTGGCTCAGACCTTGA
- a CDS encoding YggS family pyridoxal phosphate-dependent enzyme, producing MSNITENLDEVEKKIQAACDRAKRPRESVTLIAVSKTKPVSDIREAMSHGATVFGENKVQELRDKTSQITEDVHWHMIGHLQNNKVKYLPGMVDMIHSVDNLKLAQEIEKQAAKHDIVMDILCEVNMAGEDTKFGLAPSECIPFIESIKDFEHLRIRGLMTIAPYTEDPESNRQYFRGLKELLNKANEMKLTKEPMDTLSMGMTGDYEVAIEEGATFVRVGTGIFGERNYAI from the coding sequence ATGAGTAATATCACAGAGAACTTAGATGAAGTTGAAAAGAAGATCCAGGCTGCCTGTGACAGGGCTAAAAGGCCAAGAGAGTCAGTTACACTTATAGCTGTAAGTAAGACCAAGCCTGTATCTGATATCAGAGAAGCTATGTCGCATGGAGCTACTGTCTTTGGAGAAAACAAAGTTCAGGAGCTTCGTGACAAGACTTCCCAGATTACGGAAGATGTTCACTGGCATATGATAGGACACCTTCAGAACAATAAAGTCAAATATCTGCCCGGAATGGTAGATATGATCCATTCGGTAGATAACTTAAAGCTGGCTCAGGAGATTGAAAAGCAGGCAGCTAAGCACGATATTGTCATGGACATATTATGTGAAGTCAACATGGCAGGAGAGGATACCAAGTTCGGACTTGCTCCTTCTGAGTGCATTCCTTTTATAGAGAGCATCAAGGATTTTGAACATCTGCGTATCCGCGGCCTTATGACTATCGCTCCTTATACTGAGGACCCTGAGTCTAACAGACAGTATTTCAGGGGGCTTAAAGAGCTTCTGAATAAGGCCAATGAGATGAAACTTACCAAAGAGCCTATGGATACTCTGTCTATGGGCATGACAGGAGACTATGAAGTTGCCATAGAAGAGGGTGCTACATTTGTTCGTGTCGGCACAGGAATCTTTGGAGAGCGTAACTACGCTATATAA